The following is a genomic window from Thermoplasmata archaeon.
GACGGCTGGACGAGCCGTGGCCTTCATGGTGATGAGCAGCGCCCAGTTCGCCGCCTTCCAGGCCGCGAACACGACGACGAATGTGTATTCCCTTCCCGAGGCGGCTACCGGCAACATGGATTTCACCTCCACGGTCCCCGACGCCTATTACCTGGTCTTCCGGCACGGGACCGGCCAATCGAACACGACCCAAACGGTCACCTTCCAGCGGACGTACACCTCCGTGGACGAAGTCGCCATCCTGTCGGGCATCGCCCTCCTCGTAATCGGGGCCGTCGAAATCTATTGGGGCTTCCGTCCGACCGGCGGCCGGGCGCCCTCGCCGCAAGCGGATCCGGGCGACGTCCCGCGGCCTCCGTGGCCCTGAGGGACCCTCGTGAGGCGCGCGAGGCGATCGAGCCGGCGTCCCGCCAGCCGTCGCGCGTCCCTTCGGCGGCATCTCCCCTTCCTCGCCTTCCTCGTGGCGTTCACCGGGTATTGCGCGTTCCTCCAGTTCTACCTCACGGACGCATTGAACCGCCTCTACCTGGTCCGCACCTTCTTCCAGGTCGCCATCGCCGCCGCAGTGATCGCGTCGATGCGGAACGTTATCGGTGGGAGGACCCTCGGGATGTTCGGCTCCGTCATCATCGCCCTCGCGTTCCTCGCGACGGGGCTCTTCCTGGGCCTCCTGATCCTCGGCTTGATCCTGGGCGTCGTCCTGCTCGTGCGCGGCGCGCTCATCCGGGAGCGCGTGCAAGAAGCCCACCGCGTCGCAATCCTCGTCACGATCGTGGGTGTCACGATCTCGTCGATTGCAATCATCGGTCTCGAATGGCAACAGCACGACCTGTTCTTCGCCGTCCTCTTCCCGGTGCTCATCAGCGCGTGGTTCGCGGAACGGTACGTGGAGCGCGTCACCCGCGTCGGTTGGGACGAGCCGACGAAGGCCCTGATCTGGACGGTCATCGGGATTGCCCTGTCGTTCTTCGTGATCACGCAAGACGCCCTTGTGAACTTCGTCATGCTGACGCCGCTGACCTGGCCCCTCCTCGTCGTGATCAACTGGTTCCTTGGGACGCAGATCCGCTTTCGCCTCTTGGAACGCTATCGGTTCGGCGGCGTCTCGCGGTACGCATTAGCGGACGGACCGATCCGCGGGGATTTTGGCGACGATGTGCTCACGATGAATGTCCGGAATCGGGAGTTCGTGGCGAAGTACAATCCGCCCGAGACGATGGCAAGGCTCGGGAAGGATGAGGCGAAGCGCATCCTGATCCCAATGGGCGTGCCGATGGCGAAGACGTACGGGATCCTGCGGACGCGCGAGGACCTGGGGGCGCTTCGATCGTGGATGGAGAGTCACGATCAATTCGTCCTCAAGCCGGCCTCGGGGCACGGCGGCGAAGGCATCGTGCTCGTCCGCGGGAAAGGCGCCGATGCCTTCAACACGAGTCTAGGACCCCTGACGGGGCGCCAGATTGAGGCCCACGCCCTTGCGATCCTCGCCGGGGAGTACGGCGGGG
Proteins encoded in this region:
- a CDS encoding sugar-transfer associated ATP-grasp domain-containing protein, with translation MRRARRSSRRPASRRASLRRHLPFLAFLVAFTGYCAFLQFYLTDALNRLYLVRTFFQVAIAAAVIASMRNVIGGRTLGMFGSVIIALAFLATGLFLGLLILGLILGVVLLVRGALIRERVQEAHRVAILVTIVGVTISSIAIIGLEWQQHDLFFAVLFPVLISAWFAERYVERVTRVGWDEPTKALIWTVIGIALSFFVITQDALVNFVMLTPLTWPLLVVINWFLGTQIRFRLLERYRFGGVSRYALADGPIRGDFGDDVLTMNVRNREFVAKYNPPETMARLGKDEAKRILIPMGVPMAKTYGILRTREDLGALRSWMESHDQFVLKPASGHGGEGIVLVRGKGADAFNTSLGPLTGRQIEAHALAILAGEYGGDHRDAAVLEELLERHEALRALSPIGLADVRVISFRGYPVMAMMRIPTQASGGKANLHLGALAAGVRLSTGTIVHCVWRGAPQPNHPDTGTPLLGQTVPFWDEILELAAEAQRLSGLGFAGVDISIDARQGPVVMEVNRRPGLEIQVANAAGLLRRLRLIEGLPDGHLPVEERLQVVREFDAGHWGVSPLASRRSGTPVDEPA